TGTAGGAGACTATACGTTTGATTTTGATATACCAACCCCAACAGATACAACACCACCAGATACAACACCAGATGATCCAACTCCAACAGATACAACCCCACCACTTTCTTGTTCAAATCCTGGTGGCGGTGGCGGTGGAAGTAGCGACAGTGATGGTGATGGCGATCCAAGTACCTGTACTGTTGGAGAAGTGTCATCTATTCTAATGGCAGCGACTGATCCACAAGGAGATCAGATACGATATCTTGTGGATTGGAATGCCGATGGTGTGGTAGATGAGTATGTACCAGCATCTGGTTATATTGATTCCGGAACACCTACTTTGGCAAGTCGAACATTCACTACAGAAGGAACGAAGTTGGTACGTTTTCGCGCTGAAGATCCACAGGGCTCTATCTCAGCATGGTCTAGTGACGTAGTGTTTGTCTGTACTGATAACAGTATTTTGGAGGTACCGTCAGTCTCTGTTGCATCAGGGGCTCAGTGTATACCTGAAGTTGCACAAGATGTAAGTATTGTTGCCACACACCCTTCGGGCGGCAATGTATACTACGAACTTGACGCGGATAGAAACGGCACAGCCGACTTGCGATTGCCTGCCTCGGGTTATGTTTCTTCTGGAGTAACACAAACAACCCAGTACATTTTTGAAAGGGGCGCATATAGTTTTGCAGTCCGTGCAGGTGGCCAGGACGGCTTAGTTTCAGAATGGTCAACTATTACTGGTAGTTGTGGTGTGGATGCTGGAGTGTGTCCTTCATGCTCGGGAGGTACGCCAAGCGTTTCAATTACTGCTCAACCACCATTGGTATCTCCTGGGCAAACCAGTCAGATTAACTGGGATATTGCAGGACTTGATACTATACAAACGTGTTCAATAATAGGAAGTAATGGTGACACCCTTGCCTGGGATGTTATATCAAGTGTTTCAAGTTATACGACATCTGCAATTACAGAGCAAACAACATATACAATGAGCTGTACATTCTCCGATGTTGGTGTAATTGATGATACTGTGTTTGTATTCTTAGTCCCAGCGTGGCAAGAATTCTAGAATAAAATAGCATGTCATTTATTTCACGGTTTCAAGCAATAGACGACAAGGAAAAGACGCGTGCAGTGCGGCAATTAATTGAGTCTTCTACACCAGATTTCGATTACTTCTTTATGCTCGTTTTGTCGGTTCTAATGGCAACATTCGGCCTTCTTGCTGGGAGCGAAGCAATTGTTATTGGTGCGATGCTTTTAGCACCATTACTTGCGCCTATCATGGGATTGTCGCTTGGCACGTCTATGTCGCACCATCCGCTGATAGGGCGTTCTTTATCGACAATTGGTTACTCGATTATGTTTTCTGTCGGCGCTGCAGTCATAGGCGCTTTTTTGTTCTCAGTAGGAGATTTACATGGGGGTATTAACGATGTGATACTCTCGCGAACCGAACCGTCTCTCTTATTTTTTATTGTTGCAGTAATTTCTGGTTTTGCCGTTGCCTACACAACAGTGCGACCAAATTTGTCCTCAACTCTTCCTGGGGTTGCAATTGCTGTTGCTCTCATCCCGCCGCTTGCTGTTATCGGAATAGGTATTGCTATGCTTAACCCAGCGATTGTCGCAGGTTCTGTGGTCATGTTCTTTATAAACGTGGCAGGTATTGTGTTTGCTGGTATGGTGACATTCTCACTTATGGATGTGCACCACAAAAGCCTTATTGCTGAAACAACAATAAAGAAAGAGCAAAAGCGCGTTGAAGAAGAAACTGAAAAAATAAAGAAGATAGACGAAGAAATTGCCCAAGAATAGGCGTGATACACTAGCTTAGTGTGGAACGTATAATTGGACATATTGATATGGATGCTTTTTTTGCGTCCGTTGAAGAACGCGATAAGCCTTATTTGAAGGGGTTACCTGTTATTGTAGGCTCAGACCCAAAAGAAGGTCGCGGTCGCGG
This genomic stretch from Candidatus Kaiserbacteria bacterium harbors:
- a CDS encoding DUF389 domain-containing protein → MSFISRFQAIDDKEKTRAVRQLIESSTPDFDYFFMLVLSVLMATFGLLAGSEAIVIGAMLLAPLLAPIMGLSLGTSMSHHPLIGRSLSTIGYSIMFSVGAAVIGAFLFSVGDLHGGINDVILSRTEPSLLFFIVAVISGFAVAYTTVRPNLSSTLPGVAIAVALIPPLAVIGIGIAMLNPAIVAGSVVMFFINVAGIVFAGMVTFSLMDVHHKSLIAETTIKKEQKRVEEETEKIKKIDEEIAQE